In the genome of Sebastes fasciatus isolate fSebFas1 chromosome 23, fSebFas1.pri, whole genome shotgun sequence, the window TTGGaacagtgttttgtgtttttttaacatgagGATATCtgaatacatgttttatttttgctggTTTGAAGTGGCCAGGGCCTAATTAGAAAaaggtgatgtcacaaattCCCGTGCAACGTTTAAATCAAATGTATAGCACTGTGGTTGTTaagcgattaatttaatatttattcatttcaattGCATAAACTGCCAGTATAGAGACATGTAAACTCAGCGTGTGCTTTAATCcccacacataaaaacaaacacaaataaaacacattctAACCGCCCTTTTGAGGACATATGTTGGACAAGAGAACGTCAATCATATTCTTAATAATGGGGCGTTGTGGGTGGAGGTTGTGCGGCAGGTGGTGGGCCAGAACCATCTCCCAGGCATCGATCAGATGAACATTCAGTCCTTTGAACACGGCTCTGAGCACCGTGTTACCCTGCAGCGAAAACCAGTCGCTGTTGGTCTGAAAAGACGATGAATCTTTGGGGTTCCCGATCCGGATGACGACCAGCGTTCCTGGAGCCCTGTCCAGCAGCCGCACCACCGCCCTGCGGATGCTCTGCAGCCTCCGGATGTAGATCTCCATGGGGTAAGTGCAGAAGTGAGCCCAGATGCCAAAAACTACAACAGTGTTGGTGCCTCCGATTAAGCCATCTAGTTCATTGGCAATGTAACGAAGCTCGCTGGTTGAGACCCTGgtaaaaaagagaggaagaccATGGCAGCGGAATGTCAACAAGATGTTGTTTGCATAGTCCAAGGCCATGAAAGGTCCAACATTCTTCAGGCTGTGCAGGTCAAACTCCTTCAGATCTAGAAGTGTTACAGAGGTAACAGAATGAGCTGCAGTGGGCACAAAATCAAACGGTTGCTTGAAATCCCTGTGGATCAGCTACCTGGTAGAGCTGGGATGAGGAATTCATACCACTGCCTGATAGTCGAGTCTCCATACAGGTGGACCTCCTTTCCTTTCAGACACTGACTGATGGCATAGGGGGTGTTGAATTGGTGAACTGTGGTGCCATTTAGTGCTCGCCACACATCCTGGTAGTAATAACCAGAAGGTCCAGATGTCACAATGCTGCTCTGCACCTTTGGTTGACCTGAGAGGAAGTTAAAGGATGAAGGTGGAGTTATTTAAGGTTTGTTATTGTCGACAAATTCCACTAAAGGACCAAATCCAAGGGCCTTCCCTAACCTGATCCTAATCTGTGGCACTCAGCCTCAAGTCAATTCGTTACTAGGGTCCTAGCGCTCTTCTCAAATTGGGCTGAATACATTTCTAGACAGGTCAATGCTACGTTGTTTACAAATGAGTTTTTCCTGAATGTTTTACCTTAATTTTCTGAAGCACATTCAGAAGGCGATTATTTTTATAGGCAGTAGTAAAAATTATGCTTTACCTTCCGTTTTTTGCAACACGGTGACACTGGCAGGTCCTGTAGCCCGAATGGAGACTTTCATGTTGACACCACTGAAGAAAAAGCACACATAATAAAATATCTCTCACACATATTACAACACTAACAACTTAAATacaagaaaatctgaaaaatctGAAATCAGGTTAAAACTAGAAGAGTCTAGCCAGCCTATTCTCATTTCCAAGGTTTTGTGACGGCCGTTGGTGTTCGGTACCGCCACAcccggcaccctttagcaccggtatgaaacgcactggacgttccattaactataatgtaaactaatccacggcaacagtaaacgtcCCACAAAGGAGATACATAGGTAACACTCGCTGCATGTATTAATTAAAAGTCAAACAAAATGCCCCCTCACCCTCGAAAGAGCTTCTCCTCCTGGGCCTTAAGGTTGAGTCTGTATCCTCCCCTGACGTGGTCAACCCTGGCATCACAGCTCAGCTTCTTTGGCTTGTAGCAGAACCAAGGCTCGCCTGTACGGACGTCAGCGTAGTTGCACAGCGGCTGCTGGGTTGGACGTAGGCAGACGTTACAGACGGTAGTTTCAGAGAGTGAGCCTGAGCGGAAGAGGCTGTTGAAGTACATCCTGTCAGGCTGTTCGCTGTTCAGCCTGTTCAGCACTGTGATGGCCTCACAAGGATGAACCAGCGTCACCTGATTGGATAGAGAACCACAGTTTTCACAGTCCAGTCATGTTCAGTCATGTCAATACAGACAAATAAAATGAGTACTACTTGAAGATCCACACTTTGACACATTTATAAAGATTCACTTCTTCGTAGACCAGATTGATCTCAGATGTCAATCGCTGGAGAGTTAGTTAGAGTTGCTAGGGACAGTTTGCAGCCAACAAAACCTACAATCGGTGGCAAGAAATGAGAACCTGCTTTTTGTTTGAAATGTAAAAGTCTCATTGTTTCTCAAATGACTGACAGTTTTGAGTGGTAAATCTGCCACCGTTATCATTACAAACTGCAACAGTGCCGCGTGAGAAGTGAAAGTTAACAGGCGTAGCACCAGTAACTAAGGGGGACGGGACTTAGTGAATAATCAGAAGATTTAAGACACCTGCAGTTAACATGATCACCTCAACCAGCGCATCTCCTTCCCAGAGTAAAGAGAATACAGCAGAGTAACTCCCATTGAGATGATCCACCACTTGTCCAGCCACACCTGCATCAAGCTTCCGGTTGTGCAGCTTGGTGAGTAAGAAGTCCCCCCCAAACTTCTTGGGACGGCCCTGGAAGTCAGACATCTGTATGATAACCTCCAGCTGATCCCCTACGTGCCACTGTCCTCCTCCCCTCGCTGGGAGAATGGTGAAGGTGCTGTGAGCTGGATCGCTGGTCTGCTCCAGGGAAGCAGGAGCTGTTAAAGGTGGAGTTTCAGGCCAAGCAATGGAGTCTAGTAGGAAGCGTTCCTCTAGAGCCTCCTCACGGGACAGTGGTTGGAAATTGCAGAAGCTGCGATTCATGTCAGGGTCAGTGGAAACTCTTGGGACGATGATGGGGGATTTCACTTTATGCTGACACTGGCAGAGAGATGGTGACAAACATGCATCAGACAAATGCACTGAAAGCAAATTAACCAAATAAAGCAAAAGGGACTGAGAAGGAAGATTTTTCCCATCCCAAAGCTCAAATTGACTTTGGGGTGTTGATAAGAACTGTTGATCTGTTAGCTGCAGGAATTTCTACCTTTCTCAACTTCCCCTGTGGCCCTTACTCTGTTGTTAACTTTGATCCatggaaaaaacacatttgcacaaAATCAAAGTCAAATGGTCAAGGTTTTCAAAGTGTCCACTGAAATTcatattttgggatattttacatcattggcGCAGAAGCACTATGGAGGCTGTTTCACACCTGATGGTTTGACATGACAGAGGAAGATTTTAATGGCTGAAAAATGCATTTGATGCATACCAATTGGATTGAACCACACTTCAGGTACAAAAGGGACACTTTGTTTTCAAAAATTGCATTGATAAGAGAATCCAAATAAAAGCCATTGAAcctcttatggtacgtgtccacagcctccgtcctttccatgctttccattcattgtctatgtaagcagccgtgcaatgcattctagTAGCGTGGCGGCACGATTCAAGAGACAAGGCATCACGTTGGCCGGTCCTCATTTGTTTatagttgaggtctaggctactttatgcaaaccTGGGGCATCCGGTGCAattcgccgcctctggaaactcccaagAGACTTTAAAACTAAGTGTTGTccatccaaaataaagacagatttagcaactgcatggcttatttctcgcataaaatgtttttagaaacacatttcggaaaactattttcatgatataagagaagaaagtttccaaatgagctgccatgttggttccggtttgaaagctcgGAGCAACAGCCCTCGAGGGAAAccattcgtccaatcaggtgcctagtgtctagtggcagcctgTCAAGCGTCCattgctgggaagcgaggcgatcccttgcgataaaaacgcccctgtggacattttggggaatctttttaaaaactgtACATTTGTAACTCATTTGTTTAGGTCTTCAGCGAGAACAAATGAGAACAACATTAATGGTTTTGGTCTAAGGCATAGAATAATGCGAGCCTAGctagaggagctgctgctgtcaccagGTCAAGGTGCAGCATTGAGAGGGTAAATACAATTTAACTGCATTTATTTGAAATGAAagaacattactgttgctgagCCATGTTGCATTTGAAAATATCCTGAAACTTGactaatattaaacatttcCAACAGGGTCCACCCTTCAAGCAGACCCTCTAAAACCAAGTTCTCACCTCCAGAACATCCATGTTACGTAGCACATAGATCGAGACAAAGAGAGCCAGAAAGAGGAAGATGACTCCGTACTCCATTCTTATACAAGCTCTGGCCTTCATGATAGTCTTGATCTATGGCTGCAGCAGGCTGTGACCACTTCCTCTGGTACTGGATTAAAGAAgagaattattaaaaaataaaaaacaaaaaacataggGGTTACTGCTAAAAACTTGAAATTCCTTTGATTAATCAACCATCAACCAAAGAAAGCAGCTTCCTCTCTTGCAGTTGACCATGATTCAATCTATCCGCACCCTTTGCCACGtcatgtaaataagtaaattcaAATACATTTGGATTGTGCTGTTTTTGACATCCTGACACCACATGCTGCAAAGTTACCCTAATAACAAGTTGCACAAAtatctgttttcattttcattacagAAGCAGAGAAAGGATTTCCAGCACAACTTCACCTTCTTCCAAGGTGCATGGAGATGGGAGTCTGaagatggaggagtgaagatactggtatcaaaccAGATAACCTAAGGAACaaactggtgtgtttttttatgctaaatgcagtacctgtgagggtttctggacaatatgtgtcattgttttgtgttgttaattgatttcaaataataaatatatacatacatttgcataaaacagcatatttacccactcccatgttgataagagtattaaatgcttgactAAAAAtcgccctttaaggtacattttaaacagttgaaaaatgtgattaatcgcaattaaatatttttatcgattgacagccctaacctaaatatgatctaaatatttattttttaatcatattcttagcttttatagtttttttgtgtgttttcaaagTATGCCACACTAAATAGGCCCACTGGGTTAAGACCTCTACTGCACAAGTCTGAGTGCTGCCTCTTAATGCACTTCTCTTGTGCATGAGGACCAAATATGATGTCACCATGTCCTTTATTGGGCACTCCCctcacctctctgtcagtttggGAATGTGATTGGCCTGAATCCACATGACCGCATCATCACCCACATCAGGTTAAACAACAAGGCAGGCAGCTCAAAGGAAAGGACTATAGACTCAATGATCAATATCCACGTGAAATCATGCTACATCACAGAGACTATTTCCAATCCGTAAACAAATGATGAAAGAAGGCAAAAAAGCAATAATCTCAGTGGACAAATTCTACATAGATGGAGAGTTGTACCGTGATAAGGACATGACCCCCTGTCTCTTCTAGACACCcccccatctccctctctctctcgtacACCGCTCCATTAgctacacaaacatgcacacatccaaaaaccaaagaATTCCTGCATCCTA includes:
- the LOC141761858 gene encoding NXPE family member 3-like; protein product: MNRSFCNFQPLSREEALEERFLLDSIAWPETPPLTAPASLEQTSDPAHSTFTILPARGGGQWHVGDQLEVIIQMSDFQGRPKKFGGDFLLTKLHNRKLDAGVAGQVVDHLNGSYSAVFSLLWEGDALVEVTLVHPCEAITVLNRLNSEQPDRMYFNSLFRSGSLSETTVCNVCLRPTQQPLCNYADVRTGEPWFCYKPKKLSCDARVDHVRGGYRLNLKAQEEKLFRGGVNMKVSIRATGPASVTVLQKTEGQPKVQSSIVTSGPSGYYYQDVWRALNGTTVHQFNTPYAISQCLKGKEVHLYGDSTIRQWYEFLIPALPDLKEFDLHSLKNVGPFMALDYANNILLTFRCHGLPLFFTRVSTSELRYIANELDGLIGGTNTVVVFGIWAHFCTYPMEIYIRRLQSIRRAVVRLLDRAPGTLVVIRIGNPKDSSSFQTNSDWFSLQGNTVLRAVFKGLNVHLIDAWEMVLAHHLPHNLHPQRPIIKNMIDVLLSNICPQKGG